The nucleotide window CGTCGATGGCTTTCCCCTCAATTGGCTAGAGATTGATCCAAAACAACCAGAACTGAGCATTCAGCCAATCTTGCCGAACCAAAAAGGCATCAATCAACCCGCGATCGAACAACCACCCTTATCTGGCATCGCCACACTGATCCAAACCGCCCGTCAAACTGGCGCGATCGGTGCCATTAACGGCGGTTTCTTCAACCGCAACAACAAGTTCCCGCTCGGTGCGATTCGGATCAATCAAAACTGGCGATCCGGACCCATTCTGGCGCGCGGCGTTGTCGGTTGGAATCCCCGTGGTGATTTTCGCTTCGATCGGCTGATTCACCAAGCCGCCGTGCTCAAAGACGGCGAACGGTTTGAACTAAAAAGTTTTAATAGCGCCTACCTCCAAGCCGGAATCGCCCGCTATAACCAAGACTGGGGACTGAACTACACGAGCATGACAGACGGCGAAGTGATCGCCACCGTCCGCAACGGCCAAATCATCACCCAGAAAATCGCCGAAAAACCCGGCACCATCGTCCCAATCAGTACCGGAGACGAGCTCCTAGTCTTTCGCTCAAATCGCACTGGCGCAGCTAAATTCCCCATCGGCACCGCAGTCAAATTTGACTCGAAATTCTCGCCCGATTTGGACAACTACCAACATGTCATCGGGGGTGGACCGCTGCTGATCCAAAATCGTCAGATTATCTTGGATGGTGCGAGCGAAAAATTTAGTCCGGCATTTGTCAAAGGCCTCGCCGCCCGTAGTGCAATCGCCCAAACCAGCACTGGCAAGATTCTCCTCGTCGCTGCCCAAAACACAGCCGACTCCCGCGGCCCCACCCTGGCTGCATTCGCTCAAATGTTGCAAAAGCTCGACGCGGTAAATGCCCTTAATCTCGATGGGGGAAGCTCCACGACGCTCTATTTAGGTGGCCAAATCATCGATCGGGCACCCCGCAGTTCGGCCCGTGTACATAATGCGATCGGCATATTTTTCACCCCGAAAAAGTGATGCAGCTTACGCCAAAGACCACCAAATCCTGGCAAAGTGATCCCAATCAGCGGTATGCTGCCTGACTGAGTGGACAACTCACCGTAGTCCTGTGAGCAATATCACCCAATTGAGCCAGGTTCTCAAACCTCTGATAAAGCCTCCTTAAAATATCGGTAAATTGCGTATTTCCCGATGGCCATCAGTCGAAGGGTTTGTTAGCGTTGATGGTGAAAGTTTGCGATTAATCGACGTCCGCCAAGTTGACTGAAGTTCGATGTTCAGTCACTTTGTGGGGCCGCACCAACACTTTCATCATGAATCAAATCCTATACTGAAAATCCTAAATTTTAGGCTCCACCAACTCCATGCAAGTATCTGTAGAAGAAAGAGAGGCATCCGTGGTTCAAGCGCAAGAGATTACTCCAACATCCGCCCTTGCCAGCTTCGCGACCAACCCGCTCGCAGCCACAGAGCTACGACCTTGGGGATCTTTCACCATTCTCGAAGAAGGCAAGGGTTACAAAATTAAGCGGATCGAAGTCAAGCCCGGACACCGTCTGAGCTTGCAGATGCATCACCATCGTAGTGAGCATTGGATCGTCGTTGCCGGTACAGCCAAGGTTGAATGTGGCGAGGCCCAAATCACCCTCAGCAGCAACCAGTCCACCTACGTACCTCAGTGCACCTCACATCGACTGGAGAACCCTGGTGTCATTCCCTTAATTCTGATCGAAGTTCAGAATGGTGAGTACCTCGGTGAAGATGACATCGTCCGTTTCCAAGACGACTATTCCCGCGCCAACGCTTAAACCAAAAGGCCATTGGGAATGCGCGGTTAAACTCAGTCAGCGTTAAATAGCCTATGCGGGGCAGTTTGTTAAGTCGAACTGCCCCGCATAGGCTATTTAACGAAGTCGATCACTGTAGGATATTTGATATAAGCCAATCCTAAAAATCTGCCCAATTGCTTTAACATGATTCAATTTTCCGATAGTGCGATCGCCGAAATTCAACGTATTCAAACCAAGCAAAGTAGCAACAACAGTCACTTTCGACTGGCCGTAATTCAGGACGGTTGTGCGGGACTCGCTTACGATTTGAAATTTGATCCGCAGATTCAAGCCGACGATCAGCACTTCACGATTCAGGATTTGTCCATTGTGGTCGATGCGAACAGCGCGGCCCAGATTCAAGGCATCGCGATCGACTACACCGAAGACTTGATGGGCGGCGGCTTTCAATTCAGCAATCCCCAAGCCCAACGTAGCTGTAGCTGTGGCATGTCTTTCTCAATGTCTACTGACAACACCGACGAATGGCAAGTCGACTGCGGTTTATAACGCCTCAAACTCAAGCCATCCCACCCGGAAACGATCGCATTGCCCACCCGAACACCAGGTAAGATCTAAACTAAATTGGCACCAAAACCAATCTTTTCTCACTGAGCACTTCAAAATTACCCAGACATCCAGTATACTGGGAGGCTGTTGAAAACTTTGGAATAGCCAGGAAAATAAGGCAAGATAACAATGCCAACAATCCAGCAACTCATTCGTGAACGGCGCAGTACTACCGGTCAAAAGACCAAGTCACCTGCCCTCAAAAGCTGCCCGCAGCGGCGTGGGGTTTGCACACGTGTGTACACCACAACGCCAAAGAAGCCGAATTCCGCCTTGCGCAAAGTAGCGCGGGTTCGCTTAACCTCTGGTTTTGAAGTTACGGCCTACATCCCTGGGATCGGTCACAACCTTCAAGAGCACTCCGTAGTCATGATCCGAGGTGGTCGTGTCAAGGACTTACCGGGTGTGCGCTATCACATTATTCGCGGTACTTTGGATACGGCGGGCGTGAAAGACCGTCGCCAAGGCCGATCGAAGTACGGTGCGAAGCGCCCGAAGGCTGACAAGTAAGTTTGAATTTTTTCGAAATTCTCCTGATATGAGTTGCCAGCGAGAATTTTTGCTAAATCGATTAGTTGGTCTTGCGTGAATTACTTGCAACGCAGCCAAAACAGTTGTTTAGCACTAGGTTGAACTTGAGCGATGAGTGGTTTCCCTCAAAGATCGATGCTGGATCTGAAACCTTTCCTGGCTTATGGCTACCTAGTCTTTCTCTGTGTTTAGTGCTAAGCCCGTAATCTCATTTCATGCTGAATTGGGAGAGTTGACTTAACGAATGCTGAGCTGAGTTGGCTCGGCATTTAACCGCGCTTCAAACATCATTGATTGTCTACAGATCTAGTAAGGAAACCAAAGCAAAATGTCTCGTCGTACAGAGATTAAGAAACGTCCGATTCCACCCGATCCAGTGCACAATTCGCGGCTGGTGACAATGATGGTGCGACGCATCATGCGTAGCGGCAAGAAGTCCCTTTCGAACCGAATTGTCTATGGGGCATTCGACATCATTAAAGAACGTACCGGTTCGGAACCCCTCGAAGTATTTGAGCGGGCCATCAAGAACACCACACCTTTGGTTGAGGTGAAAGCTCGCCGTGTGGGTGGTGCGACTTACCAGGTACCGATGGAAGTCAAAAACGAGCGGGGTATCGCCCTATCGTTGCGGTGGTTGATCCAATTTTCCCGTCAGCGTGCTGGTAAATCGATGGCGATGAAACTCGCAAACGAGCTGATGGACGCGGCTAACCAGACTGGTGGCGCGATTCGGAAACGGGAAGAAACCCACCGGATGGCTGAGGCGAACAAAGCATTCGCGCACTATCGGTATTAAAACGTATAGAATCTTAACGGTGCTGTAATATCCCTGGAGGATACTGCAGCACCAAACCCTAGTCCCTTAATTATCGAGGAGGTAACCGTGGCTCGTACCGTTCCGCTCGAGAGAGTACGAAATATCGGCATCGCGGCGCATATTGACGCTGGCAAAACTACTACGACGGAACGGATCTTGTTCTATTCCGGCGTGGTTCACAAGATCGGTGAAGTTCACGACGGTGCGGCAACCACCGACTGGATGGCGCAAGAGAAAGAGCGCGGTATCACCATTACAGCTGCGGCAATCAGCACTCAGTGGACGCACCGCGATCCCGAGTCGCCGAATGATTCCCAGGCTGGCGCAGAAGAGCACCAGATCAACATCATTGATACGCCAGGACACGTGGACTTCACGATCGAAGTTGAGCGTTCCATGCGCGTACTCGATAGTGTGATCGCCGTATTCTGCTCCGTCGGTGGCGTACAGCCCCAGTCAGAAACTGTTTGGCGTCAAGCGGATCGTTATGAAGTCCCCCGCGTCATCTTTGTGAATAAGATGGATCGCACCGGTGCGAACTTCTTCAACGTCTTTGACCAAGTCAAAGAGCGCTTGATGGCTCCGGCTGTGCCGATGCAGATTCCCATCGGGGCCGAGGACAATTTCCAAGGCGTCGTCGACCTCGTGCGCATGAAAGCCTATATCCACAAGGATGACTTGGGCCGCGAAATTGAAGTCACGGATGTGCCGGACGACCTCAAAGAGAAGGCGGACGAGTTCCGCACGATGCTGATTGAGGCCGTGGCGGAAACCGACGAAGACTTGATGAACAAGTACTTCGAAGGTGAAGAGCTAACTGTCGATGAAATCCAGGATGCTATCCGTAAGGGTGTGTTGGATGGTTCGATGGTGCCCGTGTTCTGTGGTTCTGCCTTTAAGAACAAGGGTGTACAGCAGCTGCTTGATGCGGTTGTGGACTACATGCCGGCCCCGATCGACGTGAAGCCGATCGAAGGTACATTGCCCGACGGTTCTACGGAAGCGCGTCCGGCGGATGACGAAGCGAAGATGTCAGCTTTAGCCTTTAAGGTGATGACTGACAAATTTGTGGGTCGTCTGACGTTTGTCCGGGTTTACTCCGGCGTGCTGAAGAAAGGTAGTTATATCTACAACACCAGCAAAGACGCCAAAGAGCGTGTGTCGCGTTTGATCATCATGAAGGCCGACGATCGGTTGGATGTGGATGAGCTGCGCGCGGGTGACTTAGGCGCAATCCCGGGTCTATCCAACACACTCACGGGTGATACGTTGGCGGCAGAAGGCGATGAAATTATTTTGGAATCGCTGTTTATTCCGGAACCGGTAATTTCGGTTGCGGTCGAGCCGAAGACGAAGAGTGACATGGAGAAGCTCTCCAAAGCCCTCAAGGCTTTGTCGGAGGAAGATCCCACTTTCCGCGTCAACAGTGATCCCGAGACGAATCAAACGGTAATCGCCGGTATGGGCGAATTGCACCTGGAGATTCTGGTCGATCGGATGATGCGCGAATTCAAGGTCGAAGCCAACGTGGGTGCACCACAGGTGGCTTACCGTGAGACAATTCGTAAGTCAGTCGAGGCCGAAGGCAAGTTTGTCCGTCAGTCCGGTGGTAAGGGTCAGTACGGTCACGTTGTGATCCAGCTCGAACCGGGTGAGACAGGCTGTGGCTTCGAGTTTGTTTCGAAGATCGTTGGTGGTTCGGTACCGAAAGAGTACGTAAACCCAGCGGAATCTGGTATGAAAGAGGCCTGTGAATCAGGTATCTTGGCTGGCTATCCGCTGATCGACGTGAAAGCGACACTGCTTGACGGTTCGTATCACGATGTTGACTCTTCGGAGATGGCCTTTAAGATTGCCGGTTCAATGGCAGTCAAAGAGGCTGTGATGAAGGCTTCGCCGGTTCTACTAGAGCCTGTAATGAAGGTTGAGGTAGAAGCGCCGGAAGACTTCCTGGGCACGGTCATGGGGAATCTGATTTCCCGCCGTGGTCAAATTGAATCCCAGGATGTGGAACGTGGTGTGGCGAAAGTCAGCACCAAGGTTCCTCTGGCTGAGATGTTTGGTTATGCTACCGACATCCGGTCAATGACCCAAGGTCGCGGGACCTTTACGATGGAATTCGCCAACTACGAGGAAGTTCCTCGGAACGTGGCCGAAACCATCATTGCCAAAAACAAAGGCAACTAAACTTTTTGGGAACGTTTAATCAGCAACGAGGAACAACATTAAATGGCACGCTCTAAATTTGACCGCTCTAAGCCCCACGTCAACATCGGCACGATCGGCCACGTTGACCACGGTAAAACAACTTTGACTGCGGCAATCACGACAACTTTGTCGGCTTTGGGTCAAGCATCCGCTCAGGACTATGCAGACATCGATGCTGCACCTGAGGAGAAAGCGCGTGGTATCACAATCAACACAGCGCACGTTGAGTATGAGACTGAAACACGCCACTACGCGCACGTTGATTGCCCCGGACACGCTGACTATGTCAAGAACATGATCACCGGCGCCGCGCAAATGGACGGCGGTATCTTGGTTTGTTCCGCAGCGGATGGCCCGATGCCACAAACGCGTGAGCATATCTTGTTGGCACGTCAGGTGGGCGTTCCCCGTCTGGTTGTGTTCATGAACAAGAAAGACCAGGTTGACGATGAAGAGCTGCTTGAGCTCGTCGAGCTGGAATTACGTGAGCTACTAAGCTCCTACGACTTCCCTGGTGATGATATTCCCATCACTGCGGGTTCTGCGTTGAAGGCGTTGGAGGCCATGCAGGAGAATCCCAAAACTCAGAAGGGCGAAAATGATTGGGTGGACGATATCCACGCATTGATGGCGACTGTCGATGAGTACATCGAAACACCTGAGCGTGAAGTTGATAAGCCGTTCTTGATGGCGGTTGAGGATGTCTTCTCGATTACTGGTCGTGGTACGGTCGCCACTGGTCGGATCGAGCGCGGCATCGTCAAGGTTTCCGATGAAATCGAAATCATCGGTATCCGCGACACTCGTAAGAGCACAGTGACTGGGATCGAAATGTTCCGGAAGCAGCTCGACGAAGGTCAAGCTGGCGATAACGCTGGTATCCTGCTGCGTGGTATCCAGAAAGAAGATATCGAGCGCGGTATGGTCTTGGCGAAGCCCGGTTCGATCACGCCTCACACGGAGTTCGAAGCTGAGGTATACATTCTCAAGAAGGAAGAAGGTGGCCGTCACACACCATTCTTCCCAGGTTACCGTCCTCAGTTCTACGTGCGGACAACTGACGTAACTGGTACTATCGCTAAGTTCACAGCTGACGATGGTAGCGCCGCTGAAATGGTGATGCCGGGTGACCGGATTAAGATGACTGGTGAGTTGATCAACCCTGTGGCAATTGAGCAAGGAATGCGTTTTGCAATCCGTGAGGGTGGTCGTACTGTGGGTGCCGGTGTTGTATCCAAGATCATCAAGTAACTGATTGATGCGAGGCAGGGAAAGATTTTCCCTGCCTCGTTTCGTCCCATTTCTTCCCTACTTTTCAATCATTGGTATTAGTTGCTTTCATCGCGTATTAGTTGCTTTTGCAAATTTTGCCCGAGCACCTATCTCAATGTTTTGAACCCCTTCTGAACCTTGAAAATTCATCGGCAGCCCGCCGAGTCCTAATTTCGATTCAACCATTTCTCCAACTGGTATTACACAATGGCTACTGTTACACAGCAAAAAATCCGCATCCGCCTCAAGGGTTTTGATCGTCGCTTGCTCGATACGTCTTGCGAAAAGATTGTTGATACCGCAAACCGGACACAGGCAACTGCGGTTGGACCAATTCCTTTGCCGACAAAGCGCAAAATCTACTGTGTACTGCGTTCTCCCCACGTTGATAAGGATTCCCGTGAGCACTTCGAGACTCGCACCCACCGTCGTTTGATCGACATCTATCAGCCTTCTTCTAAGACGATCGATGCGTTGATGAAGCTCGACTTGCCTTCTGGTGTAGATATTGAAGTCAAGCTCTAAGAATTCGATCGCTTGATTAAAAAAAGCCTCCGGCGATCGTCGGGGGCTTTTTTACTGCCAGACCGTTTTTTACTGCCAGACCGCCTCAGATACAATTAATCCTCACAATCAGAAGCAAAATATATTCATAATTAGGTAGAAAAATAATGCAAATTAATCACGAAGTTTTCATGCCAATCCCACAAATCCTTGAGCGAGATCGGCTACATTAGAGTTAAGGTTTACATTGCGTTACTAGATCCCCTCATGACCTTTTCTTCAATCGCTGTCCGGGAACTACCACTTTTTCCGCTTCCAGGTGTGGTGTTATTTCCGGGGCGACCCTTACCGCTTCACATTTTCGAATATCGCTATCGCATCATGATGAATACGATTCTGGAGAGCGATCGCCGCTTCGGAATTCTCATGTGGGACCAAGAAAAAAATCAACCCAGCAATATTGGCTGTTGTGCCGAAATTGTCCAGTTTCAACGCTTGCCCGACGATCGGATGAAAGTTCTGACCCTCGGACAACAACGATTTCGCGTTTTGGAATATACGCGCGAGAAGCCTTACCGAGTGGGTTTGGTTGAATGGATTGAAGATAAACCCACATCCCAGGATCTACGGCCATTGGGTAAAGAAGTCGATACGTTACTGAATGACGTGGTGCGACTATCTTCAAAACTAATGGATCAAGACATTGAAATGCCCGACGATGTGCCAGAGCTGCCGCTCGAACTTTCTTACTGGATTGCCAGTAACCTGCATGGGGTACCAGAAGAACAGCAAGCCTTGCTCGAAATGCAGAATACCGAAGAGCGGCTGCAGCGCGAAGTTGAAATCTTGGGTTCTACCCGCAGTCACTTAGCGGCAAAAAGCGTCCTGAAAGATACTTTGACTGACGTTGACCTCGACTAAGTCTAATCACTGGCCATTACTCACTCGAAAACAGCCCCTATAGGACTGATCGGACGAACTCATCTGGCAACAGATCATAACTACCAAATACCTTGAGCATTTCACTGTTCGACTTCAGATCAGATAATGCCGCCTGGGCCAACGGGTCACGGGTATCTCCTTCCATATCCAGAAAAAACAAATAATCCCCCATCGATCGCTTGCTCGGGCGCGATTCAATTCGGCTGAGATTAATTCCCCGATCGGCAAAGGCTTGGAGTAGCTGCAACAGGCTCCCTGGTTGATTTGCTTTGAGACTCAGTGCCAAAGAAGTGAAGCAACCGCCCGGAGCAGCCTCACGACTAATCAATAGAAATCGGGTGCAGTTATCCTGGTGGTCATTAATTGGACAAGCCACAACAGTCTCACCATAGAGTTGTGCGGCCCGCTGTGAAGAAATCGCCGCAATCGTGGGATTACTGAGATATTGAATTCCTTCGGTCGTAGAATTAGCTGGTATCAACTCCGCCTGGGGAAGATTTTCCGCCAACCAAAGTGGACATTGCCCCAATGCCTGGGGATGCGAATAAACTTGCTTAATTTGCTCTAGGGATGTTGCATGGCTGAGTAAAGCATGCTGAATTGGCATCACCAAAGCCGCATGGATCTGCAGTTGGTCAAGCCGCCAGAGCGTATCCATAGTCATCGTCACACCACCCTGCAACGAATTCTCAACCGGGACAATCGCCAAAGGAACTTCGCCCCGTGCAACCGCTTCTAAAGTCAAAGCAATACTCGGATAAGGCTTGAGCTGATATTGGTTGGACACATCGTTTTGGGTCAGCCAGGCTTGACAAATCAAGGCGGCGGCTTCGGTATAAGTGCCAACTGGCCCCAGATGAGCGATCGTCTGGGACATTGCGGCAGGCATCTTAGTCATAGGTTTGGCGGAGAGAACTCAGTCATCTTTAGGTAGATCAAGCTAGTAAAACTATCGTTTCATAAAGGTAGGCGAATTGTTCTGAGTAATTTTTCGGATCAACCTTTAAAATCTAGTTAAGCTGAATTGAGCCAAGTAACTCGTGTTTCACGAATTTCATGCAAAATCGCTAACCCGCGATCTATAACTGCGGATTTGGCCCTCAACCTTTATGCTAATTGTCATCAAGGTTTTTACGTCCCTCATACAATCAACATTTATAACCAAAATCATCCCACTTTTACTCAACCATTCGTACCAGTAAACTGTATGGACACCTGCTTCCAGGCCAAACAATCCGTTGAACTCTTCATTCCAAATGAGGCAGTCCCCATTCAGCCTTACCTGCGTGAATCCGAGCGAATTGTGCGGGCCATCGGCAATTCGGGTACCGTCATGCCATTGGGGGGTGAATTATTTCAACTCAAGCTAAAACCGATTAATTTTATTTCTCTACAGTTGCAACCGATCGTTGATATGCGTGTCTGGACAAGCAATGATGATTGTTTGCATATCCAATCTGTCGCTTGCGAAATTCTCGGTTTAGAACAGTTCAACGACCCCCAATTCATCCTCAACCTTGTGGGAGAGTTAAAACCCGTAACCATCCGGCGGAGTATTCGCCTTCAGGGACATGTCCATCTGAGTGTGCAGGTGAATATGCCCATGCCGATCGCCCTCACCCCCAAACCAATTCTCGAAGGTACGGGCAATACAATCATGGGCGGGGTTTTAAGCAGTATGAAGCAGCGGCTGAAAAAGAACTTAGTTAAAGATTATCAAGACTGGGTCCGGACAACTGCCGATACCTCCTTGGTGGGTGCCGGTTAGAGCCACTAAGATTTGATTTTGGGCAAATCACTGCATTGTTTTACACGGGCAAATCGATAAATCATACGGTCAAATTTTCCATTTCCCTGTACAGTATTGAAACTGTAAACACCAACATCGGCGCGGGAGATGGGATTTATGAGGATGCGGATTTTACTCATCGGCGGTATGGCCCTTATGCTAGGTGCCTGCGGTGGGAAGCAAGCGGAAGTCACAGAACCCACGACTCCCTCAGAGGAGACAACTGCCCCTTCCGTGATGCCAGAAATTTCAACTAGTCCTGAACCGAGTCCGAGTGCTTCGCCAAGCGCCAAGAAAGATACTAAAGACCCAGAAAAAAAAGCCGCGACAACGAGTAAAACTGCATCTACAAGTAGTTCTAGCATCAACCGTCAACCGGCCAGTCGCACCACGAGTCGGACAACCACCCGCTCGTCTTCAAGTAGTGCGAGAAACTATCAACCGGCACCCAAATCCTACACCCCACCAAAATCAACTTATCAACCAGCACCGAAGCCAGCAGCAGTCGTGAAGCCGAAGCCTGCACCCGTTGCCCAGCCGAAGCCAGCAGCACCTATTGCCCAGCCGAAGCCCGCACCCGTTGCTCAGCCGAAACCCGCGCCAGTAAAACCAGCATTAGGCTCGGCGATTATCCCCAAATTT belongs to Romeriopsis navalis LEGE 11480 and includes:
- a CDS encoding HesB/IscA family protein, which produces MIQFSDSAIAEIQRIQTKQSSNNSHFRLAVIQDGCAGLAYDLKFDPQIQADDQHFTIQDLSIVVDANSAAQIQGIAIDYTEDLMGGGFQFSNPQAQRSCSCGMSFSMSTDNTDEWQVDCGL
- a CDS encoding phosphomannose isomerase type II C-terminal cupin domain, which encodes MQVSVEEREASVVQAQEITPTSALASFATNPLAATELRPWGSFTILEEGKGYKIKRIEVKPGHRLSLQMHHHRSEHWIVVAGTAKVECGEAQITLSSNQSTYVPQCTSHRLENPGVIPLILIEVQNGEYLGEDDIVRFQDDYSRANA
- the pheA gene encoding prephenate dehydratase, with amino-acid sequence MTKMPAAMSQTIAHLGPVGTYTEAAALICQAWLTQNDVSNQYQLKPYPSIALTLEAVARGEVPLAIVPVENSLQGGVTMTMDTLWRLDQLQIHAALVMPIQHALLSHATSLEQIKQVYSHPQALGQCPLWLAENLPQAELIPANSTTEGIQYLSNPTIAAISSQRAAQLYGETVVACPINDHQDNCTRFLLISREAAPGGCFTSLALSLKANQPGSLLQLLQAFADRGINLSRIESRPSKRSMGDYLFFLDMEGDTRDPLAQAALSDLKSNSEMLKVFGSYDLLPDEFVRSVL
- the rpsG gene encoding 30S ribosomal protein S7, giving the protein MSRRTEIKKRPIPPDPVHNSRLVTMMVRRIMRSGKKSLSNRIVYGAFDIIKERTGSEPLEVFERAIKNTTPLVEVKARRVGGATYQVPMEVKNERGIALSLRWLIQFSRQRAGKSMAMKLANELMDAANQTGGAIRKREETHRMAEANKAFAHYRY
- the tuf gene encoding elongation factor Tu; this translates as MARSKFDRSKPHVNIGTIGHVDHGKTTLTAAITTTLSALGQASAQDYADIDAAPEEKARGITINTAHVEYETETRHYAHVDCPGHADYVKNMITGAAQMDGGILVCSAADGPMPQTREHILLARQVGVPRLVVFMNKKDQVDDEELLELVELELRELLSSYDFPGDDIPITAGSALKALEAMQENPKTQKGENDWVDDIHALMATVDEYIETPEREVDKPFLMAVEDVFSITGRGTVATGRIERGIVKVSDEIEIIGIRDTRKSTVTGIEMFRKQLDEGQAGDNAGILLRGIQKEDIERGMVLAKPGSITPHTEFEAEVYILKKEEGGRHTPFFPGYRPQFYVRTTDVTGTIAKFTADDGSAAEMVMPGDRIKMTGELINPVAIEQGMRFAIREGGRTVGAGVVSKIIK
- a CDS encoding phosphodiester glycosidase family protein, giving the protein MKAVFLLAGTIGLLTPIIARAEATSRTDTAATATIVNTLPVETTPQPQSIAQTNSAQPLQQGRQIRFNGQSETAGWSQWQTAQGKRLFISEIALTQLLGIQLFSSDTPNLQPIGWFSGDTQPIGQLPVRFIGTERHFDITDFAALMSWDLRLQSNQLSLNTLSATVKGIRVAKRTWGDRLVIDLDGPIAYQYTAKSNEFSLTLNAQTETTIAKSINQNWQYPKPIDPDQPKPPAPITTSEPAAEPPKLGEDPLDKPIPKPIESSKFKRIQAFKLDTSRNRTTLKLGIPIAVRPQILTLNNPSRLVIDVGNPVQTSRDINWMDGLQWRSQVVDGFPLNWLEIDPKQPELSIQPILPNQKGINQPAIEQPPLSGIATLIQTARQTGAIGAINGGFFNRNNKFPLGAIRINQNWRSGPILARGVVGWNPRGDFRFDRLIHQAAVLKDGERFELKSFNSAYLQAGIARYNQDWGLNYTSMTDGEVIATVRNGQIITQKIAEKPGTIVPISTGDELLVFRSNRTGAAKFPIGTAVKFDSKFSPDLDNYQHVIGGGPLLIQNRQIILDGASEKFSPAFVKGLAARSAIAQTSTGKILLVAAQNTADSRGPTLAAFAQMLQKLDAVNALNLDGGSSTTLYLGGQIIDRAPRSSARVHNAIGIFFTPKK
- the fusA gene encoding elongation factor G, whose protein sequence is MARTVPLERVRNIGIAAHIDAGKTTTTERILFYSGVVHKIGEVHDGAATTDWMAQEKERGITITAAAISTQWTHRDPESPNDSQAGAEEHQINIIDTPGHVDFTIEVERSMRVLDSVIAVFCSVGGVQPQSETVWRQADRYEVPRVIFVNKMDRTGANFFNVFDQVKERLMAPAVPMQIPIGAEDNFQGVVDLVRMKAYIHKDDLGREIEVTDVPDDLKEKADEFRTMLIEAVAETDEDLMNKYFEGEELTVDEIQDAIRKGVLDGSMVPVFCGSAFKNKGVQQLLDAVVDYMPAPIDVKPIEGTLPDGSTEARPADDEAKMSALAFKVMTDKFVGRLTFVRVYSGVLKKGSYIYNTSKDAKERVSRLIIMKADDRLDVDELRAGDLGAIPGLSNTLTGDTLAAEGDEIILESLFIPEPVISVAVEPKTKSDMEKLSKALKALSEEDPTFRVNSDPETNQTVIAGMGELHLEILVDRMMREFKVEANVGAPQVAYRETIRKSVEAEGKFVRQSGGKGQYGHVVIQLEPGETGCGFEFVSKIVGGSVPKEYVNPAESGMKEACESGILAGYPLIDVKATLLDGSYHDVDSSEMAFKIAGSMAVKEAVMKASPVLLEPVMKVEVEAPEDFLGTVMGNLISRRGQIESQDVERGVAKVSTKVPLAEMFGYATDIRSMTQGRGTFTMEFANYEEVPRNVAETIIAKNKGN
- the rpsL gene encoding 30S ribosomal protein S12, which codes for MPTIQQLIRERRSTTGQKTKSPALKSCPQRRGVCTRVYTTTPKKPNSALRKVARVRLTSGFEVTAYIPGIGHNLQEHSVVMIRGGRVKDLPGVRYHIIRGTLDTAGVKDRRQGRSKYGAKRPKADK
- the rpsJ gene encoding 30S ribosomal protein S10, translated to MATVTQQKIRIRLKGFDRRLLDTSCEKIVDTANRTQATAVGPIPLPTKRKIYCVLRSPHVDKDSREHFETRTHRRLIDIYQPSSKTIDALMKLDLPSGVDIEVKL
- a CDS encoding DUF1997 domain-containing protein, coding for MDTCFQAKQSVELFIPNEAVPIQPYLRESERIVRAIGNSGTVMPLGGELFQLKLKPINFISLQLQPIVDMRVWTSNDDCLHIQSVACEILGLEQFNDPQFILNLVGELKPVTIRRSIRLQGHVHLSVQVNMPMPIALTPKPILEGTGNTIMGGVLSSMKQRLKKNLVKDYQDWVRTTADTSLVGAG
- a CDS encoding LON peptidase substrate-binding domain-containing protein, whose translation is MTFSSIAVRELPLFPLPGVVLFPGRPLPLHIFEYRYRIMMNTILESDRRFGILMWDQEKNQPSNIGCCAEIVQFQRLPDDRMKVLTLGQQRFRVLEYTREKPYRVGLVEWIEDKPTSQDLRPLGKEVDTLLNDVVRLSSKLMDQDIEMPDDVPELPLELSYWIASNLHGVPEEQQALLEMQNTEERLQREVEILGSTRSHLAAKSVLKDTLTDVDLD